From Streptomyces sp. NBC_00775, one genomic window encodes:
- a CDS encoding GTPase, with translation MTAVTAVTDHTDHADRPGDDHPQDDSSDDACSEEGTFEEETFEKSTSEEDTLENRLPEEGTFESGPPEEAASEDRPPESTGDSEPSEKGLPENARSDDGHARVKDGDDTSAGTDGGPVWDDGLIARRVSETAAGHETPVVETRAAVQEPPAPLAYDGPLRSRLDALRELVGLSRTRLDSRTLAEAGRVLDEAAARRKHSGQHTVVAIAGATGSGKSQLFNALAGVAISETGVRRPTTAAPIACSWSDGAATLIDRLGIPGRLRRRPLQSAEAEAQLRGLVLVDLPDHDSAAVQHREQVDRVLALVDAIIWVVDPEKYADAILHERYLRPMAGHAEVTFVVLNQVDRLPGEAADQVLDDLRRLLDEDGIALGEYGEPGATVLALSALTGDGVGELRESLGQFVAERGAAARRISADVDAAAARLRPLYATGRRVGLSEEARDEFAARLADAVGAVAAGEASERAWRRNANRACGTPWLRLWRWYQDRGELPTGRLPVRAPADEEATARQRVEQAVRLVADRAVYGLPAPWAQAVREAAVRGAQGLPEALDEMAARAVTPVGRPPRPGWWPVAVLAQASMTIVQLIGGLWLLGQIIGVTAPNLGVPVLLMVAGIIGGPAVEWSSRMAARGPARRYGLEAERRLREAAAGCGRARVLDPVAAELLRYREVREQYGRVTGAASAPVG, from the coding sequence GTGACCGCGGTGACTGCCGTCACTGACCACACGGATCACGCCGACCGTCCCGGAGACGACCACCCCCAAGACGACTCCTCCGACGACGCCTGCTCCGAAGAGGGCACCTTCGAAGAGGAGACCTTCGAAAAGAGCACGTCCGAAGAGGACACTCTCGAAAACCGCCTCCCCGAAGAGGGCACTTTCGAAAGCGGCCCTCCCGAAGAGGCGGCTTCCGAGGACCGGCCCCCGGAGAGCACCGGCGACAGCGAGCCCTCCGAAAAGGGGCTCCCCGAGAACGCCCGCTCCGACGACGGGCACGCGCGCGTGAAGGACGGCGACGACACGTCCGCGGGTACGGACGGCGGACCCGTCTGGGACGACGGGCTCATCGCACGGCGCGTCTCCGAGACGGCCGCCGGGCACGAGACGCCGGTGGTGGAGACCAGGGCAGCCGTCCAGGAACCGCCGGCCCCTCTGGCGTACGACGGACCGCTGCGCTCACGCCTGGACGCGCTCCGCGAGCTGGTGGGCCTCTCCCGCACCCGGCTCGACAGCAGGACGCTCGCCGAGGCGGGCCGGGTCCTCGACGAGGCGGCGGCGCGCCGCAAGCACTCCGGGCAGCACACCGTCGTCGCGATCGCCGGGGCCACGGGAAGCGGTAAGTCGCAGCTCTTCAACGCGCTCGCCGGTGTGGCCATTTCGGAGACCGGTGTCCGCAGGCCGACCACCGCGGCGCCCATCGCGTGCAGTTGGAGCGACGGCGCGGCGACGCTCATCGACCGGCTCGGCATCCCCGGGCGGCTGCGCAGACGCCCCCTGCAGAGCGCGGAGGCGGAGGCGCAGCTGCGCGGCCTCGTCCTGGTCGACCTGCCCGACCACGACTCCGCGGCCGTCCAGCACCGCGAACAGGTGGACCGCGTCCTGGCCCTCGTCGACGCGATCATCTGGGTCGTGGATCCGGAGAAGTACGCCGACGCCATCCTCCATGAGCGCTATCTGCGGCCCATGGCCGGGCACGCGGAGGTCACCTTCGTCGTCCTCAATCAGGTGGACCGGCTGCCCGGGGAGGCTGCCGACCAGGTCCTCGACGATCTGCGGCGGCTGCTCGACGAGGACGGGATCGCGCTCGGCGAGTACGGCGAACCGGGCGCGACCGTGCTCGCGCTGTCCGCGCTCACCGGGGACGGCGTCGGCGAACTGCGCGAGTCGCTCGGCCAGTTCGTGGCCGAGCGCGGTGCCGCGGCGCGCCGGATCTCCGCCGACGTGGACGCGGCCGCCGCACGGCTGCGGCCCCTCTACGCGACCGGACGGCGCGTCGGACTCAGCGAGGAGGCGCGCGACGAGTTCGCGGCCCGGCTCGCGGACGCGGTGGGCGCCGTCGCGGCCGGCGAGGCGTCCGAGCGCGCGTGGCGCCGCAACGCCAACCGCGCGTGCGGGACGCCCTGGCTGCGGCTGTGGCGCTGGTACCAGGACCGCGGCGAACTCCCGACCGGACGCCTGCCCGTCCGGGCCCCCGCGGACGAGGAGGCCACCGCACGCCAGCGCGTCGAGCAGGCCGTACGACTGGTCGCGGACCGGGCGGTGTACGGGCTCCCCGCGCCCTGGGCGCAGGCGGTGCGCGAGGCGGCCGTACGCGGGGCGCAGGGGCTGCCCGAGGCGCTGGACGAGATGGCGGCCCGCGCCGTGACCCCGGTGGGGCGTCCGCCGCGGCCCGGCTGGTGGCCGGTCGCCGTGCTGGCGCAGGCCTCGATGACGATCGTCCAACTCATCGGCGGGCTCTGGCTGCTGGGCCAGATCATCGGGGTCACGGCACCGAATCTCGGGGTGCCGGTGCTGCTGATGGTCGCGGGCATCATCGGCGGTCCGGCCGTCGAGTGGAGCAGCAGGATGGCGGCGCGGGGGCCCGCCCGGCGCTACGGCCTCGAAGCGGAACGGCGGCTGCGCGAGGCCGCCGCCGGGTGCGGGAGGGCACGCGTACTGGATCCCGTGGCCGCGGAGCTGCTCCGGTACCGGGAGGTGCGGGAGCAGTACGGGCGGGTCACGGGGGCGGCGTCGGCACCTGTGGGTTAA
- a CDS encoding dynamin family protein: MVTLDVRPQLLDALSALRDRVAAARFPLPLAGAPRARANRDELLAQLDDYLVPRLREPEAPLLAVIGGSTGAGKSTLVNSLVGRRVSEAGVLRPTTRTPVLVCHPEDHHWFSGMRVLPGLTRVWVPHQEPGDDLPALAERGERVLRVETADTLPRGLALLDAPDIDSLVADNRVLAAELICAADIWVMVTTAARYADAVPWHLLRTAKEHKAALVTVLDRVPHQVVSEVSRQYGALLAKAGLGEVPRFTVPELPESAWGGGLLPATAVAPLRTWLTHQAQDPGARHQAMARTAYGVLDSLKARMPELASAAAAQHAAALRLTAAVEGAYDSEHTRVKGRLQAGAVLSGDALKRWRAYPLDCGADELLDALVESLSALLLCAVTAADERVDEAWRREPAAGATALTDRDPTLESAEHRIGMAVRRWRRVLEEHAEDEVRALDKSVAPDPEVVAALVATALLGGRRARTAGEGLAERIGAHGALRLRDRGGRLLTDFLDKALNTERERRLAPLDALDVHPEPQAELIAALSVLQKER; this comes from the coding sequence GTGGTGACCTTGGACGTACGGCCTCAGCTGCTCGACGCACTCTCCGCCCTGCGCGACCGTGTCGCCGCCGCACGCTTCCCGCTGCCCCTGGCGGGGGCTCCACGCGCGCGTGCCAACCGCGACGAACTGCTCGCACAACTCGACGACTATTTGGTGCCCCGGTTGAGGGAACCCGAAGCACCGCTCCTCGCCGTCATCGGGGGGTCCACCGGTGCCGGCAAGTCGACCCTCGTCAACTCCCTTGTGGGACGCCGGGTCAGCGAGGCGGGCGTGCTGCGGCCGACGACCCGTACGCCGGTGCTGGTGTGCCACCCGGAGGACCATCACTGGTTCAGCGGGATGCGGGTGCTGCCCGGCCTCACGCGCGTGTGGGTGCCTCATCAGGAGCCCGGCGACGACCTGCCCGCCCTCGCCGAACGCGGGGAGCGGGTACTGCGCGTCGAGACGGCCGACACGCTCCCCCGCGGCCTCGCCCTCCTCGACGCGCCCGACATCGACTCCCTGGTCGCCGACAACCGCGTACTCGCCGCCGAGCTGATCTGCGCGGCCGACATCTGGGTGATGGTGACCACGGCAGCCCGGTACGCCGACGCCGTGCCGTGGCATCTGCTGCGTACGGCCAAGGAGCACAAGGCGGCCCTGGTCACCGTCCTGGACCGGGTGCCCCACCAGGTGGTGTCCGAGGTCTCGCGGCAGTACGGCGCCCTGCTCGCCAAGGCCGGCCTCGGCGAGGTGCCCCGCTTCACCGTGCCCGAGCTGCCCGAGTCCGCCTGGGGCGGCGGCCTGCTGCCCGCCACAGCCGTCGCGCCCCTGCGTACCTGGCTCACGCACCAGGCGCAGGACCCGGGCGCCCGGCACCAGGCGATGGCCCGCACGGCCTACGGAGTCCTCGACTCGCTGAAGGCGCGGATGCCCGAGCTGGCCAGCGCCGCCGCCGCGCAGCACGCCGCCGCGCTGCGGCTCACCGCCGCCGTCGAAGGGGCGTACGACAGCGAGCACACGCGCGTGAAGGGGCGTCTGCAGGCCGGGGCCGTGCTCTCCGGGGACGCGCTCAAGCGGTGGCGCGCCTATCCCCTCGACTGCGGCGCCGACGAACTGCTCGACGCACTCGTCGAGAGCCTGAGCGCCCTGCTGCTGTGCGCGGTCACCGCGGCCGACGAGCGCGTGGACGAGGCATGGCGGCGGGAACCGGCCGCGGGCGCCACGGCACTGACGGACCGTGACCCGACGCTGGAGAGCGCCGAACACCGCATCGGGATGGCCGTACGGCGCTGGCGACGCGTCCTGGAGGAGCATGCGGAGGACGAAGTGCGCGCCCTCGACAAGAGCGTCGCTCCCGACCCCGAAGTGGTCGCCGCGCTGGTGGCCACCGCCCTCCTGGGCGGCCGCCGGGCGCGGACGGCGGGCGAGGGGCTCGCCGAGCGGATCGGGGCGCACGGTGCGCTGCGGTTGCGCGACCGGGGCGGGCGGCTGCTCACGGACTTCCTCGACAAGGCCCTGAACACGGAGCGCGAACGCCGTCTCGCGCCCCTCGACGCGCTCGACGTCCATCCAGAACCCCAGGCCGAACTCATCGCCGCGCTGTCCGTACTGCAGAAGGAGAGGTGA
- a CDS encoding DUF1876 domain-containing protein, with protein MMTQTQARTAVGWHVEMEFEEDDHRTRAAALLRLPDGSEVRAHGYASRHPSDSNQPRVGEEVAGARALNELAMQLLTKAHDEIDEASGRTSRPLT; from the coding sequence ATGATGACGCAGACACAGGCACGGACCGCGGTCGGATGGCACGTGGAGATGGAGTTCGAGGAGGACGACCACCGCACCCGCGCCGCCGCCCTCCTACGACTCCCCGACGGGAGCGAAGTACGCGCCCACGGGTACGCCAGCCGCCACCCCTCCGACTCGAACCAGCCAAGGGTCGGCGAGGAGGTCGCGGGCGCGAGAGCGCTGAACGAGTTGGCGATGCAGCTGCTGACCAAGGCGCACGACGAGATCGACGAGGCGTCGGGCCGGACGTCACGCCCACTGACCTGA